A region of the Candidatus Melainabacteria bacterium genome:
CAGTGGTATGAGAATGCGACGAATGTGAATCTGTCCATCGCTTTCGTGTGAGTAAGATTCGACGTCGATATGGTCGTGATCAACGGAAAGCACACGTCCGGTTACCGTGTTGTGGCAACCCATTCCATACCAGATCTGGATCTTCTGCCTGTTTTCAACAAACCCTTGTAATCTGGTCCTGAAGCTCATATCAAACCCCTAGCCCCCGATGATCCTCAACCCGCTTACTAAAAATGGAATCTGGTTCAGAAGCGATGCTTCCAGTCCAAAATTTCCTCTATCATCCTTGTACCCGAATCTGACTATTCTGAACGCTCCCACTCCACTTTTGGCACAATCAAGCCGTTATTCCAAAACTGCTCTAGTTTGTAGAAGTTCCGCTCTTTCTCATGAAGGACGTGAACGATAATATCACCGTAGTCCAGAAGCACCCATCTTCCGTCAGCCTTGCCTTCGATTGAGCGCTGCCGATAGCCCAACTTGGAAAGCGCCTCGTCGACTGAGTCGACGATGGCTCGTACCTGGTTGGTCGAATCACCCCCAGCAATCACAAAATAATCAGCTATAAGGGTTACCTGCCTTACATCCAACACGACTGTGCTAAGCGATTTCTTTGCTTCCGCGGCGTTCGCGGCCGCAAAGGTCGCCTGGCGCGAATCTATTGAATTTTTTGAGGCTGATGATGGTCCCAAACTGACTCTTCCGAGGATAGTCTACGCAGCTGAACTGCTCGACTTAAGGATCCGTACTGCATGATATTCCCATTTGTACCCGATTTCACACCACTTTTGGCCATTTCTTTTAGAACGAATTGCAACTGACAAGCCAGTTCTGGCGTGCCAAATCGCATTTACTGATGCGATTGTTTTCCACCTCGAGGATGTCATCCCCTCTTTGCGGCGTGGGCGCCGAAAATTCGTTACCAATAAAGTTGATTTTTTATGCTCAGTATCTTGTCTCACGGTATCAGGTGCTGTATTCTTGCCGATTACGTGGTTCGTTGCGTCAGAGCAGAAAAATCACAAAGACTCAGTAAACAAGGTGGTTTACTAAACTAATAGGGATAGGAGGAAGCTCAGTGAACAAAGCAGAATTAGCTGCAGAAATCGCCGCTCGCACTAACAACACGAAGAAATCCGTGGAAGAGATGCTCGCTGCATTTACAGATGTTGTAACCGAAGTAGTCGCCAAGGGCGATCGTGTAACTCTCGTTGGATTCGGCACTTTCGAGCGTCGTAACCGTAACGCTCGTGAAACGAACAACCCACAAAAACCTGGCGAAAAGATCAAAGTTCCAGCGAAGCGCGTACCTGCTTTCGCACCTGGAAAAGAATTCAAAGAAAGAGTCGACCACAAATAAGTGTGACTCGGATCGTGATCAATCCAATGAAAAAGGAGGGGCAACCCTCCTTTTTTGTTAGCCTGGAATGCCGCCAGGTGCCTCTTCTTACAGAGCAGTCGCTCCCCGGCTTGAACGATTCAGTTGCGCATGTCATGAGCTACATGACATAGAATCACCGTCAATGCGACGTCGTTATTAAAGCACTATCGGCGCCACCAGTTTCTGATTAAGGCATTTCGTCGTCAACAGGCTCAACTGCAGGCTTAGTTTTGGACCTGTTTGCATCCGCAGCCGCTCCCTTCAAACCGCTGACTGGCGCATCTTTTGGACCATTTGCGCTAGTATTTCCGGCACCATCTGCACTGACGCTTTTCGAATTTTCGGGAGTGTATGTTTTAACGGCATCACCCGCCCCTTTCGGGAAATCGGAAGACTCTCGCTTAGGTAAAACATTGACCGGCTTGTTAGCTGGTTCAACTCGAGCTCGATAAAACTCTCCACCGGATGCGGGCGTGTATTGAAACGGTCTTCTCTGGGAGCCGCTGCCTGTGTTCACAGACTGCTCCTGTGGATGCTGTTGCTGATAAAGGCGCCATTGCGCCTCCTGCCTGGCGCGACGCAACTCGTTCTGGCCGGCACTGTCAGCAGTTTCGCTCGATGTCGATTCAGCCCCGGTGTTGTCGCGCCCCTCGGTCGAGCTAGATTTGGAAGCAGCAGGAGATGTGGACGGAATGACGGGTTCTTGCTCCAGGTTGGTCGGCACATCCGTATAATTCAAGGTCGAACGAGAGCGAAGCAAGCGATCGGCAGACTCGCGCTCTACTTTGGCGTCGGCATTCAATCCGTTACTGTCGAGCACCAGTGCAAGAATTTGATGTGAACGCGGATCATTAGGATTCATCGCCACGGTCTCTCTAGCTCTACTCAAAGCCGCCTGCGGTTGACCGGCTTTCATCAGCATACTCGTAAGGCGCACTGATGCCTCGATTAGATTAGGCTTTACCCTCAGACTGCGAGCATAGGCATCAGCGGCAACCGAGTAGTTACGGCACGCTTCGGCGGCCTGGCCAAGCTCGTAATCAATCATCGCCTCAATAGTCAAGCCTCGCTGGTTAGACGAGTAAGCGTTGCTGGCTTCCCGCAATGTCTTGGTAGCCTGCTCATACTGACCGGCCAAACGTTCGTTAACGCCACGATCATAGAGTCGATAAACGCTGGCCAGACTATTTGCATTCTGCACATTGTCGGCGTGAGGCTCAGGATATGAAGTCGGAGCAGTGTGATGAACAATATGATTTGAGACGTGCACACCTCTACCATGGTGCACATGCCCGCGAGAAACTCCTATTATTGAATGCCTTCCGCCCTTCCTGCTGACATGACTGACCGGACCAGCACCACGATGAGCGGCATGGTGAGTGGACGAATGCGCCCCTGTTCGATGGGAAACCGCAGCATGATGACTGCTGGTGGAGTGATGCGATGCGTGTGCCCTGGAGCTTTTAGAAAGCGCAGGGGAAGCAGCACCGACAGCAAAAGTAATCGCCAGAAGAGCACTGACCAAACCGCTCGGTCTGATGGATAGCAATCCAGCTCCGCGTTTCGTTAACGAAGAAATGCCATCTTCGAGATAGCGATCATATCCAAAGAGCATATATTTCGAGGCAGCACTCCAAAACAACTCAACTAATCTAAGAATAGCCGATTTGAAACAGACAGCCTGCTGCCTTCTCCTGATAAAACCGCAAAGCTCGCTGAGGCGCTCAGTCTTTAGCCCTTGGGAGCGAATTGAGCCTTCTCTTCATCACTGACGCCTTTCATGGTCAGGTTGACGCGATTGCGATCGTCAATCTCTCTTACTTTGACCACCACGCGTTGACCGATTGAGACTACGTCTTCAACTTTTTCCACACGGTGATTTTCCAGTTGAGAGATGTGCACCATGCCTTCTTTTCCTGGCAGAACTTCAACGAAGCAGCCCATCGGAATTATGCGAGTGACACGTCCTTCATAGACTCCGTTCACTTCGATGCGTTGCACGAGGCGCTGAATCCAGTCGCGAGCAGCCTCGCCACCAGCTTGGTCGACACTACCAACGAGCACGGTGCCGTCATCTTCAATGTCGATGGTGGCGCCGGTCTCTTCGATGATGCGACGAATCATTTTGCCACCCGGTCCAATCACGGTACCGATGTCTTCAGGATGAATGTGCAGAGTGATAATGCGAGGTGCCCATTTTGACATCTCTGTTCTTGGTCTCGGCATGACAGCTTCCATCTTGTCGATGATGTGCAGTCTGCCACGTTTTGCCTGCTCTAGAGCCAGGTGCATGATAGCCAGGGAGATTCCTTCGATTTTGATATCCATCTGCAAGGCAGTGATGCCGTCTCTGGAACCGGCTACCTTAAAGTCCATGTCGCCGAGGAAGTCTTCAAGACCTTGAATATCAGAGAGAATCGCGAACTTGTCGCCTTCCAGGATCAGACCCATGGCGATACCACCAACTGTGTGCGAGATAGGTACTCCAGCGTCAGCGAGAGCCAGACTCGATCCGCAAGTCGAAGCCATAGATGTTGAGCCGTTTGATTCAAGCACTTCAGAGACGACGCGAATCGTATACGGGAAATCTGCCTGACTTGGCAGCACCGGAATGATGGCTCTTTCAGCAAGAGCACCATGCCCGATTTCGCGACGTCCTGGACCGCGATTTGGTTTAACTTCGCCGACTGAGAAACCGGGGAAGTTGTAATGGTGCATGTAGCGCTTCTCTGTCTGAGGATCGATTGAATCCAATCTTTGCGCGTCACTGCCGATACCAAGTGTTGCTACAGACAACACCTGAGTGGTGCCCCGTGTAAACAAGCCGGTACCGTGAGTTCTGGGCAATATGCCACATTCAATGGTGATCGGTCGAATCTCATCGCAGCGTCGCCCGTCGGCTCTTGCGCCTGTGTCTAGAACCTGAGCGCGCATGATCTCGGCTTCCACTTCCTCCAGGTACTCAGCGATGGTCCTGTCGGAAACAGTCTTCAATACATGCTCTTCTGGAAGCTGCTCGATTGCCGCCTTGAGCGCCGCTTTTGCTTCATCGATGAATCCGTTTCGCACAGCTTTGTCTGTGACTCCGGCCATTGATTGCTTGAGCTTGTCTGTGCAGTGCTCAATGATGAGCTCTTTGAGTCCTTCCTTTTTCGGCGGCGCTTCGAATGACTTTTGTTGAACACCAAGGCTGCGAAAAAAGTTGCGCTGAACTTCCACCTGCTTCTTGATTATGTTGTGAGCGTAGTCGATGGCAGCGAGAATGTCCTTCTCAGTGACCAGCTTGCAACCAGCTTCAACCATCATGATCGAGCTTTCTGTGCCGGCAACGACCAGGTCGATGTCAGACTCTTCCATCTGTGAGTAGCTCGGGTTGCCAATAAACTTGCCATTGACACGTCCGACGCGTACGGCACCGATAGGTCCGTTGAAAGGCAAGCCGGCCAGCCCAATTGCCACTGAAGCTCCGAGCATCGCCAGCGTGTCGGTCGGATGCTCATGATCTGCGCTCATGGCAATCGCTGTTACTTGCACATCATTTCTGTAACCTTCTGGAAACAGCGGTCGAATCGGTCTGTCAATCAAACGACTGATCAATACAGCCTTGTCGGGCATCTTGCCTTCACGGCGTCCGAAGCTGCCAGGCACTCGACCAACTGAGTACAACTTCTCTTCGTAGTCAACCAGAAGCGGGAAATAATCGATACCGTCGCGAATAGTCTTGCTCTCCGTAGCAGTAACAAGCACCATCGAATCACCGCTGTAAACCTCAACAGATCCTGAGGCTTGCTTGGCGAGACGCCCTGTTCTCACCGTGATTTGCTTTCCGTCTACTTCAAAAACAGTTTGTTGACTTTGCATTGTTTGCACGAATATTTCCCTCTCTTCTTCTTTTCTACTTTCAATTCTTTGCATGACAGCGCCTCACCGACATGCTGGCGGTGCTGCTCGCGATCACAATTTCACTAAACGTCTCTGTCAGGCCGTCAAGGGAGATCACTCCACGCGGCAGCAAAAAAAAATTGGCGAGCAATTGCCCGCCAATATAGCTTTACCGTCTTAGTCCGAGCTTTTCGATCAGGCTCTTGTATCGGTCCTGGCTTTCTCTGCTGATGTACTGCAGGAGCCTACGTCTTTTGCCAACCATCATTAGCAGTCCGCGACGGCTGTGGAAATCTTTCGGGTGCGACCGAAGGTGTTCGGTCAACTGGTTGATGCGCTCTGTCAGCATCGCCACCTGCACTTCAGGGGAGCCGGTATCTTTGGCGTGTACGCGGTGCGCTTCGATAACTTCTTGCTTGCGTTCTTGTAAAAGCATCTCTGTAGATTCGTTCCTGTTTATAGATTGTATTTGCGTCCGTAAATGATATCACCTTTGAGCCACTGGACGGGCTTTAGGACAATAATCCTCATTGTTTATGTAGAATTGTCGCCTTAAAATCTCATCAGTCGCGACATTTTAAAGAACGCTTTGCCGCGTCCGACGGTAAATTGACGGCAAGCGAACCTGATGCGTGTTTGTTAATGTAACAGGCAGGCAAGTACTAAAGTGCCAGAAGATGCCAAAATTATTCTGACCAGAAGAATTACAGGAGCAGGAGATGGCGGACGTCAAAGTCAATATATATACACCGAGCGCCCAGCACGTCGGGTACTTTCTCAATCCTGAAATCGAATCTTTCCCAGATGGCGACTACGAAATTAGCGGTCGTTTTTATGATGACCTGGGCGAAGCAGTTGGCAAGATGGAGTTCAATCCAGAAGTCCTCCCTTACGTTGCCGATTTATCAGACGTCAAGGACGTAGCCCATAAGAAACTGGTCAGAGTTTATCTGCAGCGCGGCAGACAACCGATTCGGATGACTGGAACGGGCGCAAACTAATCAGATTGATTTTTTGCAGTTTATTTGACCCGGTCAGGAGTCGAAACGCCCAGCCTGTGGCGTTCCTATAGAATAAAAATGCCTCGTACCGGTTTTTAAACTGATATCAGTTTAAAACTCAAAAGGGGTACCTGGAACTCATATGGCTTGCCAGCCCGTCAGGGTTTCAGGCGCAAACAGGCAAGCCGAAACAGACAAAATAAAAGAGCAGCCGGAGGGAAGGCTGCTCTTTGATTCTCGTAGGATTCTTCAAAACCTCAACAAGAGGTCTGGGGGGCTTCTGGTGAGGGTCTTTGTTTAAAGAATGATTCCTTGCGAGATTTGGACCGATAATTGCAAAACCAGCAACTATATTTTTTATACCAATCTCCCAACTACGAGCCCTATATGCTGGGCAATAATTGTTTATGGTCTGGCTTATGTTATCAATGAGGGTCGACGCGGTCTGATACATGTAGTGTTGAGGTGGTAGGGAATCCCCGATGGAGATGGAGTCAATTTCTGTGAGTAACACTACAGCTAGCACTGAAACCAGTGAACGGCTCGTGTTACTGATTGCCCACAACAAAGCAGAGCAAGATCTCTGTCGCAACGCCATCCTGGCGCAATCTCAGCTGTACGGAGTAGAAACTGCAACCAACGCCGAAGAAGCGCTTGCCAAGTTGCAAACAGGCCGCTTTGACGTCATCGTTATGGATTACGAACTGCCTGACAACATCAACGGCGAGTTGGTTCAAACTCTCCATAAGGCAGTACCGCACTGTCCGATGATAGTAATCACAAGCGTCGACAGTCCCGAGCTCGCCCTGAAGATATTGCTTTCAGGCGCAAGCGACTATTTGCCGAAGATTACCGAATATCAGAAATTTTTGCCCAGATCGATCACGACTAATTTGCAAAGAGCCATGTTACTCGAGAATCTGCGCGAAACCTACCAGCGCGTCGAGCAGTCATCCAAAGACGAAGCTCTTCTCAATCGTCTCATTGTCAGCATCCACGGTTCTCTCGACCTGGAAGATATTGTCGACAAAGCAGTACAAAGCCTCTCCGGCGAATTCAAAATTTCACGTGCAATCATTTGTTTGACCTCTGATCCGACAAGCAGCATGCGCATAGTCAGACAGTTGACTCCAGAAGGAGTGGATGCGATCTCAGAAAAGAGTTCTCTCTTTTCTCAATATCACGATCTGCTGCTCGATGTCGGTGAGCGGCGTCCTCTCGTGGTTATGCAAGACGACACTTTCGCCTTTGCTAAAGATGTAAGAGCAGAACTGATTCAGTTCCAGATTCTATCCATGATCATGGTGCCACTCGTTTATCGAGGACGGTTGATGGGGCTTTTACATCTGGACCAGTGCGACTACGCACGCTGCTGGACAGTAGGCGAAATCAACTTGCTGACGCGCATCGCCAACCAGCTCTCGATTGCCATAAGCCAGGCAAGACTCTATCAAATCGTTGAAACACAAAGTACCAGCATCGATAAGCTAACCGAGCTGTGCAGCCAGTTGAGCACGGTTGTTAACTCAACAAGAGAAATTACCGAGCGCAATGAGAGTCGTGAGAAAGTTCGTGTTCAACTGAGCACCCGCGAAATTGAGGTCTTAAGGAATGTGGCTGCAGGTCTTTCAAATAGAGAGATCGCAGAAACACTGCACATCACGGAAGGCACCACCGAAGTACACGTAAGCCGCCTGCGGAAGAAGCTAAACCTGGGCAGCAGAGCCGCTCTCGTGCGCTACGCTTACGAGAATCATCTCTGTTAACCTAAACGACTTCTTCGACGATGACACTCTGTCTGGCAAAATCAACAGTCAGTCGTCGCCCCGAAAGCAGCTTATGGCCAACTTCTGCGACGTTTCTATAACTTCCTAACGCTACCACTGTCTGGGTTGTGCCACCAAGCGACATCACTCCAATATAGTGGTGTAACAACTCAACGTGGTTGCCGATCTGCACTCTGCGCGCCCCCAGGCACCGCCAGCCAATAGAACGAGCCAGAGACTCTGGTAAAACAAGGGCTCCAGTAAATTCCAAATTAACCAGAGCTTCAACGATCAGCTCAAAACCGTCCGAAGCCATTAGCGTGACCGGCAAAAGCACTCGCCCTGCCTCATCAAACTGCCCTGTGATACTTTTCGTCTTTCTCAGATACACCTAAGAACCTCACCGAGTCTGGCTACAAACTGTCTATGGCCGGATTTTCATTGAGCCGATAAGCAAAGAAAACGCCCCTGGGGTGCTTCTTTCTGGCACGTGACAACACTTCTTGATCGTCCTGACCCAGGAAGTATTCTTCCGAAACAGGCTCAATCACTACAATCCAATTACGGTAACGTTCACCCAATTCATCCATCAACCGCTGGAACACAGGCCAACAAGCCCTGTCCAGTTCTTCCATGTCGATGTCTTTGGTCACGAGTCTCATATCTACTCTCTTCGTAAAAGATATATTCCCTATCAGTATGGATTTGCATCTAATCGGATGTAACATGTAGGTAGAGAACCTGCAGGATACTCTTGGCTACCATGGCTGATTGTGCTAGCCTGAAACCAGCGAATTGGGTGTGGCGACACTTCCGCAAGATTATTAGCCTCGCAAACTCAAAAGATAAGTCAGCAGCTTGCTGCGTAAACAATCAACGGTAACTAAGTCGCGTCATTCGGAATCTTTTCAGCACAACTCGGAAGGTTAGTAATTCGGAAGTTTCATGACGATCGTATTACGACTAGTTGGTAAACGGGTTTGATTCAAAGCGACTCGCTATCAGAGCAGACAGTGGCCGAGGATGAGTCTCCTCTTAAATCAAACTTCGCTCCGCTGCAGATTATTCGCAAATTTATGGCGATGTGGCTTGCCTTTGTCGTCATCCTCATTGGCGTAGCGCTGCTAGTCGACATCGATTGGGCCAAGCCTTACTGCCAGACCGCGCTCACTCAAATGTTTCACCGTAAAGTGCGCATTGGTCACCTGACCTGGTCTTTCGGACTGAACGGTCTCGAGGTCGAAACCACAAAACTGGCTGTGTACGAACCCAACGGTGCGCCCTTTTTAATCGCCGGCACAAGCGAAATCGGCATCGGCATTTTGCCGCTCTTCACCAAGAGAATGGTGATCAGCCATCTCAATTTCGTCCAACCAGAAATCTGGGCGATACGCACAGCTCAAGCGAACTGGAACTTCGACGATTTGCTCGAGGCCGGGCCTGATATTCGTTACCTGCAAATTCAAAACGGCAAGATGCACTTGATAGACCGCATTCCCAACAAAGTGGAAGCCTGGAAAGTGGTCGACCTCAATGAAGTGAAGCTGAAATTCGTCTGGCCACACAAGAGCAAGAAAACGCCCTTCTATCTTGCCTTCAAACTACCCAAACAAGGCTACACGACAAGCTTTGACTTATCCGGGCTGGGCTCAGGTGAGCTGGCAAATTGGCAAGACAACAAATATAGCTTCAAGGCAACCGTCAGTCGAGCCAATCCTGAAGACATGATGCCCTTCTTACGAGCTATTTCTGATCGCCCCCTCAGCACTACAGAAGGTGGCAGGAAATTTGAACAATTACAGGGCTTGTTCGACTTTAAAATCGAAGGAGGGGGCACACTCAGCAAAGGGATAACAGCCGATGTCTCAGCCGAAGCTCAAAAATTCTCCTTCGACGCACCGGTAATCGGCACGATCAAGGCACCGGAAGCTACAACAACTGCCAAAGTTCGCATCGACACAAAAAATCTCGAGTGGAAAGACATGGTCACCAAACTGGCTAATGTCGAGTTGACCAGCCATGGAACAGTCAGTGACTGGAGCCAGAAACTTCCTCTCTATTCTGCCAATTTCGACAGCCACATCAAGGATCTTGGAGAAGTATCACGTCTTGTCACCAAGAATGGAGCGGTCCCAAACAGCTATGTTGATCCCCAGAAAATGAGCGGCAGCGCCCAGGTCGGCATCAAAATCGAAGGACCATCCAACAATCCGAAAATGATGACCGATGTTAAGTCTGAAGGACTCCCGGTTGAAGAGTTCATCTCCCGCCTGCCAAAACAACTCTCGCCCGCTCTGTGCTTGCTCGGTCTCAGCAAGACATCACAGGTGAAAGGCGAAATTAAAATGATTCCCGATGAGCGTGTCGATGTTACCGAAGGAGTTATTCCTGTCGCAGGCGGAACCATACGAACGGAAGGCTCAGCAAACCTCAAGACAGACGAAGGCAAATTCGCATTTCACACAGACAAACTATCGCTGGCAAAAGCAGAGCAAGCTCTCTACCAATCAAAAATGGCCATGAACGAATTGGCTCGCCTTGTCTTTCTCACACCAAAGCAAAAATTGAATCTGGATGGACTGCTCGACGTCAATGGTGTCTTCGAAAAACTGAAAGACAATCAACACAACACAAGCGGCACTGCCGATTTCAGAGACGCCGAATTTAGCCTTTCAGACGGCACACTAACAGCCCGACATATGAACGGACATCTAAAATGGAATAACGACCAGGTCAACATAGAACGTCTGGCCGGCACTATAGGTGATGGCAGATTCAGCTTAAACGGCACTGCCAGTGTTAGAGGAACACCTTCCGTCAATTTGACTATTCATTCAGACCATCTGGATCTGAATCAGCTCAATACGCTCCTCAAAGTTTTGAAGGTGCACGTGCCTCTCTTGACCGAGCACCAGTTGAGGGGCAGAGTGCATGCCCTTGATCTCGTAATCAGTGGACCGAGAACCTATCCCAACATTTACTTCAAGACCACGCCCGAAGATCTCTGCTATCAGCCGGCAGGCATGACCAAGCCACTGCGTGCGAAAAGCGGAACCATCGTCTACGACCATGATGTGCTGACGTTGCAAGACGTCGGCTTCGTGACGCACAACGACAAAGTAGTAACCAGCTTTGCCATTGAACAACTGTCAACGAACGCCAGGGTGAAAACTGCCATCAAAGTAAAATCGGCGGGCATAGACCTCTCAGACGTCGACTTTTACCTGGCATCCAGCGTCATGCCAAAGCCGCTCAAGAAGCTCTACACCGACTTCCTGAAAAGCTATAACTTGAGCAAAGTGCACGGACGCGTCTACGGCGATGCCACTTGCGAGATGAAGAATGACAAGCCGAATCTCTCCGGTGTGATCAGTCTTATCAACGTCGGGGCAAAGTTTGGTGCGCAGAGATTTCCAATCGAACACGTAGCAGGCACACTGACGGCATCAGGATCGCTTCTGACGGTGCAAGACCTGAACGGAGCGCTGCGAAATTCTCACTTTAGCTTAAACGGACATGTCGAAAACTATCAAAGCGACCTGCCCAACTTAAAAACAGAATTGATTGCCTCCATCGATTCAAAAGAGATGCTGGAGCTGATTCCATCGCTCACAGATCAGTTCAAGAAGTGGAAACTAACGATCAACTCATCGGGTCCGCTGGCACTGCGAGCCAAGCTCAACGGCACCATGAAAGCCAGCGAAGTTAGTTTCTCTGTCTCCTCTGGAGCGTCGAATCGTCTCGTGCTTTCGTCACCGCTGGGACAGTTGCATCAGCCACTGGACGAGCCGATGAAGATAGAAGGAGTCCTGGCGATCGGTGC
Encoded here:
- the rsfS gene encoding ribosome silencing factor — translated: MDSRQATFAAANAAEAKKSLSTVVLDVRQVTLIADYFVIAGGDSTNQVRAIVDSVDEALSKLGYRQRSIEGKADGRWVLLDYGDIIVHVLHEKERNFYKLEQFWNNGLIVPKVEWERSE
- a CDS encoding HU family DNA-binding protein, producing MNKAELAAEIAARTNNTKKSVEEMLAAFTDVVTEVVAKGDRVTLVGFGTFERRNRNARETNNPQKPGEKIKVPAKRVPAFAPGKEFKERVDHK
- the pnp gene encoding polyribonucleotide nucleotidyltransferase, translating into MQSQQTVFEVDGKQITVRTGRLAKQASGSVEVYSGDSMVLVTATESKTIRDGIDYFPLLVDYEEKLYSVGRVPGSFGRREGKMPDKAVLISRLIDRPIRPLFPEGYRNDVQVTAIAMSADHEHPTDTLAMLGASVAIGLAGLPFNGPIGAVRVGRVNGKFIGNPSYSQMEESDIDLVVAGTESSIMMVEAGCKLVTEKDILAAIDYAHNIIKKQVEVQRNFFRSLGVQQKSFEAPPKKEGLKELIIEHCTDKLKQSMAGVTDKAVRNGFIDEAKAALKAAIEQLPEEHVLKTVSDRTIAEYLEEVEAEIMRAQVLDTGARADGRRCDEIRPITIECGILPRTHGTGLFTRGTTQVLSVATLGIGSDAQRLDSIDPQTEKRYMHHYNFPGFSVGEVKPNRGPGRREIGHGALAERAIIPVLPSQADFPYTIRVVSEVLESNGSTSMASTCGSSLALADAGVPISHTVGGIAMGLILEGDKFAILSDIQGLEDFLGDMDFKVAGSRDGITALQMDIKIEGISLAIMHLALEQAKRGRLHIIDKMEAVMPRPRTEMSKWAPRIITLHIHPEDIGTVIGPGGKMIRRIIEETGATIDIEDDGTVLVGSVDQAGGEAARDWIQRLVQRIEVNGVYEGRVTRIIPMGCFVEVLPGKEGMVHISQLENHRVEKVEDVVSIGQRVVVKVREIDDRNRVNLTMKGVSDEEKAQFAPKG
- a CDS encoding 30S ribosomal protein S15 — encoded protein: MLLQERKQEVIEAHRVHAKDTGSPEVQVAMLTERINQLTEHLRSHPKDFHSRRGLLMMVGKRRRLLQYISRESQDRYKSLIEKLGLRR
- a CDS encoding response regulator, yielding MEMESISVSNTTASTETSERLVLLIAHNKAEQDLCRNAILAQSQLYGVETATNAEEALAKLQTGRFDVIVMDYELPDNINGELVQTLHKAVPHCPMIVITSVDSPELALKILLSGASDYLPKITEYQKFLPRSITTNLQRAMLLENLRETYQRVEQSSKDEALLNRLIVSIHGSLDLEDIVDKAVQSLSGEFKISRAIICLTSDPTSSMRIVRQLTPEGVDAISEKSSLFSQYHDLLLDVGERRPLVVMQDDTFAFAKDVRAELIQFQILSMIMVPLVYRGRLMGLLHLDQCDYARCWTVGEINLLTRIANQLSIAISQARLYQIVETQSTSIDKLTELCSQLSTVVNSTREITERNESREKVRVQLSTREIEVLRNVAAGLSNREIAETLHITEGTTEVHVSRLRKKLNLGSRAALVRYAYENHLC
- a CDS encoding AsmA family protein; the encoded protein is MIQSDSLSEQTVAEDESPLKSNFAPLQIIRKFMAMWLAFVVILIGVALLVDIDWAKPYCQTALTQMFHRKVRIGHLTWSFGLNGLEVETTKLAVYEPNGAPFLIAGTSEIGIGILPLFTKRMVISHLNFVQPEIWAIRTAQANWNFDDLLEAGPDIRYLQIQNGKMHLIDRIPNKVEAWKVVDLNEVKLKFVWPHKSKKTPFYLAFKLPKQGYTTSFDLSGLGSGELANWQDNKYSFKATVSRANPEDMMPFLRAISDRPLSTTEGGRKFEQLQGLFDFKIEGGGTLSKGITADVSAEAQKFSFDAPVIGTIKAPEATTTAKVRIDTKNLEWKDMVTKLANVELTSHGTVSDWSQKLPLYSANFDSHIKDLGEVSRLVTKNGAVPNSYVDPQKMSGSAQVGIKIEGPSNNPKMMTDVKSEGLPVEEFISRLPKQLSPALCLLGLSKTSQVKGEIKMIPDERVDVTEGVIPVAGGTIRTEGSANLKTDEGKFAFHTDKLSLAKAEQALYQSKMAMNELARLVFLTPKQKLNLDGLLDVNGVFEKLKDNQHNTSGTADFRDAEFSLSDGTLTARHMNGHLKWNNDQVNIERLAGTIGDGRFSLNGTASVRGTPSVNLTIHSDHLDLNQLNTLLKVLKVHVPLLTEHQLRGRVHALDLVISGPRTYPNIYFKTTPEDLCYQPAGMTKPLRAKSGTIVYDHDVLTLQDVGFVTHNDKVVTSFAIEQLSTNARVKTAIKVKSAGIDLSDVDFYLASSVMPKPLKKLYTDFLKSYNLSKVHGRVYGDATCEMKNDKPNLSGVISLINVGAKFGAQRFPIEHVAGTLTASGSLLTVQDLNGALRNSHFSLNGHVENYQSDLPNLKTELIASIDSKEMLELIPSLTDQFKKWKLTINSSGPLALRAKLNGTMKASEVSFSVSSGASNRLVLSSPLGQLHQPLDEPMKIEGVLAIGANAMKVSSATVTLGDSVLQAEGAVAWSYKDKEKKELDLPHSTLSGSIKSPHPVPAKRLIALLEPSLAKDVGGTVAGALNLGGTAFQPKATGKIVFNKITIPSFDVRDLSGNINLEELSGSDQKAEIDFSQMQVGQIPVHQIRADIKLDADEQQIRQPKLHITNGHANLAGGAMDVSGWLDMNEHKLSLRTTLAKAQANKLTEQLFGHPGELTGTVDADMKFETEGNDYKDALSNLRGNGVVTVHSGIVTRFSQLQNKITQANLLHQGLFGFNLNNLLQSTVPVRTGKFKDMVSEFRLSKNVLYVDELTYNGDDMRLWGAGKANLTRNTLDIEVAGKIPRVTSSVFGSGTIGEMSKAMTIQKLMNKVTMHQLENLPSLPVLGDIASDKPRAFAFKINSPLDKPKAVGQSIEKSFHWLPSKPRASAHPLPGLTPG